In the genome of Candidatus Reidiella endopervernicosa, one region contains:
- a CDS encoding SGNH hydrolase domain-containing protein, producing the protein MSLLIVWDPFPLLCATETCSAIAEGMPLYFDGDHLSAHGNRVLYPSFRSVVEGFRYGHSS; encoded by the coding sequence ATTTCCCTTCTGATTGTATGGGACCCTTTTCCGTTGCTCTGCGCTACGGAGACCTGCTCAGCAATTGCTGAGGGAATGCCGCTCTATTTTGATGGGGATCACCTCAGTGCGCATGGTAATCGTGTGTTATATCCATCATTTAGGTCAGTCGTGGAGGGGTTTCGCTACGGCCATAGTAGCTGA
- a CDS encoding SGNH hydrolase domain-containing protein, translating to MSGNREGVLVENKIYVLGDSHVEAYSTLLQQLSDEFGIKIVKLSQGGCGVAGLLGPTMARNKACADKIRSALSVIELTVAPGDIVFLASLRTNRFGDQWAAFSEERIVSSVSSDAAASYREQGLQEAIEIIKWLERLPVHIIIDAPKPIFKSPAFRCSDWFNNANPVCEGRLSIKRDYLLSHREPIMESLRVLADRFPF from the coding sequence ATGAGTGGTAACCGAGAGGGTGTGTTGGTGGAGAATAAAATCTATGTGTTGGGCGATTCGCATGTAGAGGCCTATTCAACGCTACTGCAACAACTCTCTGATGAGTTTGGAATCAAGATCGTTAAGTTATCTCAGGGAGGGTGTGGCGTGGCGGGCCTGCTCGGTCCCACTATGGCACGAAATAAGGCGTGTGCCGATAAAATCAGGAGCGCTCTGTCTGTCATCGAGTTAACAGTGGCACCCGGAGATATTGTTTTTCTGGCCTCATTGAGGACCAATCGATTTGGTGACCAGTGGGCCGCATTCAGTGAAGAACGAATTGTGAGTTCTGTCTCGAGTGATGCTGCTGCATCCTACAGAGAACAGGGGCTTCAGGAGGCGATCGAAATAATAAAATGGCTTGAAAGACTACCGGTCCACATCATCATTGATGCTCCAAAACCGATCTTTAAGTCTCCCGCTTTTCGATGCTCGGACTGGTTTAATAATGCTAATCCTGTCTGTGAGGGCAGGCTCTCGATTAAGCGGGACTATCTGTTATCACATCGTGAACCGATCATGGAGTCGCTGCGCGTGCTTGCTGATAGATTTCCCTTCTGA
- a CDS encoding acyltransferase family protein produces MISFVISGYVVSASLAKESTRSLLSFSTRFYARRVVRIFPALVLCLLVVSIVTTLFVPESWLSKTSKYTAYSAFFGASNLALVWLNDGYFSPRVEFNAFTHTWSLGVEEQFYLFFPLLFFVWLRYRDNRSLVGVVAVSLLPLLLVISLWYSWYQTAVSPERAFYWLPSRFWELAFGAMLYRCHSNGRLLPESKGKARLYLLVGVLLVGAGFALTDESRFPIPWALASAGGALFLIAGVVNTFDERPVIQRLLESRVLVYIGKTSYSLYLWHWPVYVLLRWTTGLESLSEIAFAIAATFVLAITSYHLVERPLRRGVSPKTQPAGRIVLVGTLLIVTSFAGSYSVFNAHSTLSMSVTADKRIWYPMRGPLK; encoded by the coding sequence TTGATCTCTTTTGTTATTTCAGGGTATGTTGTCAGCGCCTCATTGGCGAAGGAATCAACCCGTAGCCTGCTGAGTTTTTCTACCCGATTCTACGCTCGTCGTGTTGTTAGAATCTTTCCTGCACTTGTCCTGTGTCTGCTTGTTGTCTCTATTGTCACGACTCTCTTTGTACCAGAGTCGTGGTTAAGTAAGACGAGCAAATACACCGCCTATTCGGCCTTCTTTGGGGCGAGCAATCTCGCGCTTGTGTGGTTGAACGATGGATATTTCTCGCCCAGAGTTGAGTTTAACGCCTTCACGCATACCTGGTCCCTTGGCGTTGAAGAGCAGTTTTACCTCTTCTTCCCGCTACTCTTCTTTGTATGGTTGCGCTATAGAGATAATCGTTCACTTGTAGGGGTTGTTGCTGTCTCTCTATTGCCGCTACTACTGGTTATCTCGTTGTGGTACTCGTGGTATCAAACCGCCGTAAGCCCGGAGAGGGCTTTCTATTGGTTGCCGAGCAGGTTCTGGGAGTTGGCCTTTGGTGCGATGTTATATCGTTGCCATTCAAACGGACGTCTTCTGCCTGAATCTAAAGGGAAAGCGCGTCTTTACCTGCTTGTTGGCGTTCTACTGGTTGGGGCGGGTTTTGCGTTAACCGATGAAAGTCGGTTTCCGATTCCCTGGGCCTTGGCCTCGGCAGGTGGCGCACTGTTTCTCATTGCAGGTGTTGTTAACACGTTTGATGAGAGGCCGGTGATTCAACGACTGCTTGAGAGTCGTGTGCTTGTCTATATAGGGAAGACTTCCTATTCACTCTATCTGTGGCACTGGCCTGTTTATGTGCTCTTGCGATGGACAACGGGCCTCGAATCGCTTTCTGAGATTGCGTTTGCCATCGCTGCCACATTCGTTCTGGCTATCACTTCTTATCACCTAGTAGAGAGGCCGCTTAGGAGAGGTGTCTCTCCAAAGACTCAGCCGGCTGGACGAATTGTATTGGTAGGTACGTTATTGATTGTTACCAGTTTCGCGGGTTCATATTCTGTGTTCAATGCACACTCAACGCTCAGTATGAGTGTGACTGCGGATAAGCGGATTTGGTACCCCATGCGTGGCCCACTGAAATGA
- a CDS encoding DUF2026 family protein — MKDYERIYKTINAIILNEGADPTVSCTFFCILWRKDTERSLQDRCKSSRWFMLLPSGQ; from the coding sequence ATGAAAGACTATGAACGCATTTATAAAACTATCAATGCAATCATATTAAATGAAGGTGCCGATCCTACTGTCTCCTGTACATTCTTTTGCATTTTATGGCGCAAAGATACTGAAAGATCACTACAAGATAGATGCAAAAGCAGTCGCTGGTTCATGTTGTTACCATCTGGGCAATGA